TCCTTTAAAACTGTGCTTTCacattaaaaaggaacaaagcttttctgtttcttttcttctgttgatgCCTACATAAAGTGTTCCTTGGATAGGTATAACTCTACAGTTAATACTGACTTGGGCTTTACCACTTGACCCTGTAGCATGAAGATAGGAGGAAATAAAGGGTACAGACATGTTTGTACTGATCATATCTACAGTTTGGTAATATTGGACATTTAGCGGGAAAAGCGTAATGCCTTTGTGACAGCATCATGTTGTCTGGCATCAGTTTGGCACCTTGAATTTGCCTTTTAAGTTGGGTGGGTATCTGTGCCCAGCACCTCCGTCCAATTTAATTTCCCCCTTCAACAAGCAAAATAGGATTTTCTTCCTGTAGAAATCAGATTATCTGCAGCTTCCAAAACTTCCCTCAACACTTTAGGTCTACATAGCTAAAATACCATATCCAATGCCTGCATTTGActctgttttaaagcaaaaagctgcaaaatcagttctgcccctctgccagcccGAAGCAAGGAAGACCACCCGCAGGCAGACCCACGCAGCACTCACCCCTCCACGCAGTGAGCCGCCGTCACCAGCCACTCGCGGGTGATGATGGAGCCCCCGCAGACGTGGGTGCCCTGCACGTGGAGGCTGAGCTGCCACGGCCACTGCCCCAGCACCGCCGTGCTGCCACCCACGATCCTGTTCATGATGGCTGTGCTTTTGGTGGGCAGGCCGCACTCTGGGGAGtcaggcacacacacagacagacgTTAGAGAGAGATGGTCTTAAAGGTGGTTTCTTCAGCCCAGGCTTCGCTGTGGTACAGCAAAGAGGGGAGAGCagactctgctgctgcttgatCCCACATCCCAGCCATCGCTCTACAATGCTCACTCACGGGAACGAGCTGGGCTGAGCCTCACGTGGCCCAGGCACCCTCAGGGCCAAGGCACCCTTCACATCGCAAACACTGTCCTGCCTCGCTGGCAGCTGTTGCCCTCAGTTCATCACTTCAGAAGTGAACCATAAGAGGGTGGTTCACTGAACACTCTGAATGCTGCCGTTCGAGTATCTTTAATGAGCCACATAAACACACAACATTGTGTTGTGCAACAGAACATGCAACGCCCAGGAGTCATCTCACCACAGTTACTACGGTGAGGAACGGTGTCCACCTGATGGCCACATGTCAGTGACTGTGCTACAGACTTCCCACCACAGCAACATAGCAATGGATACAAAGCACACCACGGGCAAGCCATTTAAAGGAAATGGTGGCAACAGAGATAGAGCAACAGGGGACCTAATATCCCCCTCATCTCCTCTTCAATCCTGCTTCTTAAAATGTGAAACTTGGGAAGCACAGTTAAATCATCTACACATCAAAAGACAGCAATTATTTACGTTGATTCAAAAAGATTTACTGCTGCAGCGTTCAAATGTGTGAACATGCAAAGGTCTGGAAAACAAGGACACTTACTTATGCAGCGTAGAGAAACCACGTTTCCTGATGCACAGGAATTGCTgcaatagaaattaaaaaaaaaaaaaaaaaaaaaaaaggaaagaaaacaggcttTTAGGCATCCAGCAAGGCAAATGGTAGGCAAAGCTCACCTTCCAGCTGCTTCCTACCCGTTCCAGCTATGTGCCCTGCCTTCACACTCATCTTCCTGGTGAGGCTTCCCTCCTTTCTTCACTCTTTCCAGCTACCCTACCAACACCCATCTGTCCTCCACCATTTCTTGCATTCACCAAAACTGTCATGTGGAAGACCACAGACTCCCGTAGAGGTAGGCAGCACAGAAGGCTTGTAAGCCTATTGAGGAGCAAGATAAAGAACAGCGTAAGATAAAGTTGAGATGATTTATGAAGTAGTTGTAGAAGAATTTGAACAAGGGAGCCATGGAAACTTTGCAGGTACAGCAGTCTACAGGTAAGGAAACGAGAGGCTTCAGAGTTGTTTAAGGCATCGTAGACAGGGCAACCTTCTGTACAGCATGGGAAAAGGATGGGACACCTACGTTTTTtgaaaaggaggggaaggatgGAAAAGTGACAGATGTGCTTTTAAACAGAGGTAAGAGCAGTTGCTGCAAGCAGATTTAAAAGGAAGCCTCTTTCACTCCAACAATGCCCACAGAAAGAAGTGCTTGCATTATGCTGTAGGCAGAAGCTATGCGTCCCACAACAGCTAAAGATATCcctcataaaaggaaaatagtttgTATTAAGATACCTGTTATGCAGCCTTTTATACAGGTCTGTATTCCCAGCACTTGTGTTCAGCTTCATAAAGCTTTTAAAGCTGACTTCAGCTGCTACTCCTTGACTATAGTAATATGTATCTCTGTGAAACAGAAAGAGTCTATTAAGAAACCCAGCAGCTTCAGTTTTCAAACAAGTGAAAATAAGTAGTGCCAAGCCAGAGCTTCTGACATGAACAAcgctaaaatatatatatatattttatattacagaatcacagaatagtctaggttggaagagacctccaagatcaccgagtccaacctctgacctaacactaacaagtcctccactaaaccatatccctaagctctacatctaaacgtcttttaaagacctccagggatggtgactcaaccacttccctgggcagcccattccagtgactaacaacccgttcaggaaagaagttcttcctaatatccaacctaaacctcccctggcgcaactttagcccatttcccctcgtcctgtcagcaggcacatgggagaatggaccaaccgccacctcactacagcttcctttcaggtacctgtagagtgcaataaggttgcccctgagccttctcttccccaagctaaacagtcccagctctctcagccgctcctcgtaagacttgttctccagacccttcaccagcttcgttgcccttctctggactcgctcaagcacctccatgtccttcttgtagcgaggggcccaaaactgaacacagtactcgaggtgcggcctcaccagagccgagtacagggggacaatcacttccctggacctgctggccacgctgtttcttatacaagccagggtgttgttggctttcttggctgcctgagcacactgctggctcatattcagctgactatcaaccaatactcccaggtccttctctgccaggcagcctTCTAACCACTCAAAGCACAGAACCCAACAGAACAGTACAATGCCAGACAAACATGTTCCTTTAAACATTCATCAATCTCAGTTAACCATCAGACGGTTGctagattaaaatatttttatctagtATGGGTACATGGTAGGAATCTTCAGCCTTATGAAACAGGACATAACAAAGAGATGCCTTTGATTGTGCATTTACACAGAATAGCAAAGTTCAGGTCCAATAGGATGTAACAGCCACATTCTGTGGGACATCTGCAGGGGTAGTAAGTGATACTGCTCTGCGGGGCTTTCCTACAGCAGGGCTGTCTTACTGATTGGAAACTACTTCAGGCATTGCTGGTTCAGAGACCTTAATTCTGAGTGGGGTATGTGCAAGTTCTTCCTGGACAATAAATTCACTGCATTACCCCTCCCACACCAGAAGATAGCATTTGCCAACCACATCAAAGAGAGgcaacacaaaatatttcaactgtGGAAGACTTTATGCTACAGCGTTTACACAGTGAGAACATGGACAGCATTCTGGCCACAAACGTTTATGCTGCTCCTCACACCAGCATCTGTTATGTGTGTCCTCAGCAGACTGccagctgctttttatttcacatatgTATTCTTAAAAACTGCAAGGGGGAATTTTAACCATTCTATGCATTTTCAAAGACCGATAAAGGTTACTTACACATTATAGCCCATATCTTTACATGCAATCTTTCCAAAATCATCAGTCCAGTCATCTTGACAAACAGGATACCAGGCTTTGCTGACAGGTGAATAAACTTCAAGGATAAAGTTCGGTCCAAAAAGTCTAACTGCCAGAaaagtaagaagaaaacaaaaaaaaaaaaaaaaaaaaaaaaaaagaatgtaacaACACCACACATGctatactactttttttttctctacttaaAGCTATTAAACGCCTGTTATATTTGCTTGCATCTATAAACCAGTGTTAATTTAATGCTGCCATCTACTCAAATTCTGGTTAAGTACCAAGTAGACAGAAATATTACAATGATTTAATTCCTTTATGCAAGGGAATTTAAAATAACTACCAGTTTAAAAGGCAACTGTGCAATATAGTGTTCATCttgtcatttcagtttttattctcaaaattctttttcatattccactgctgcagaaaactgaaatacccAATCATTTTTATCATCTACCTACACAACCGTGTATTAcgtataaataaaatataaactgttataatatataatatctTAAATACATCAAACAGACAAGCGCCTGTAGACAAAGAATGTAATAAGGAGCAATTAGCTCTGACATTCCATGCCCCACTATGtacttattttcagaattcaATATAAAATAGCTTAAATGAAAGAGCAGACTGAACAAGCTTCTTCAAAAACACATTATTCGACCAAATGGAGAGGAACACCTTCAGAACGTATGCCAGTAAACGCTAACACTGCATGAAGCATATACAAAAGAAGAGTTCCCAAACAGAGAATGGGCACAAGATGGGTGTTAGAATCAAGATGCCACAGCTTTGGAACGGGCAAATTGATGCCATTTCCACCTTACTTTTTCAGCTCTGCACCAAAACTCCTCTTAACACCTTTTGAGTTGGAAACACTAATCAGACTAAGCTTTCTTACACAAAGCAGTTATAAAGTTGAAAATAAAGTACTGGGAGAAGGAATgtgaaatatatggaaaaagaCTTACACTATCACCTGAAGTTCTACTAAGAAGTCAATTATGACTGCTCATTCCAGAACCAATGTTATATTCAGGTTTGTACAAACTAGATTTAAATTAGAAggtaatattttaaagcttattcCAAATCAAGCCAGCTTGACTTTTAGGCATTGGAAGGGATAGCCCAGGGAGGTGCTAGAGTCACAGTCCCCatgggtgtttaaggaaaggttggacatggtgcttaggaacatggtttaatgggtgacattggtggtagggggatggttggaccagctGATACTGGAAGTTTTTaccaaccttaatgattctatgacccGCTGAGCCAGtcattttgtttcagctgtgcAATTGGACCGGAAACAGACTACAGATCTGAATATAAGATTTGAAGCACTCAAAGTTCCTAAAGAATTTTAGAGATGTAACTGAGCCTTAAGCCAGCCCTATGGTAACTTAGGCAAGCTTTAGACAAAGGGATTTGCTCAAGAATGCTTGCAGCTGGCTTAAGGTCCCCTTCCTTGATCACCAGCACTCACCACAACGGTTTTCATCCTCCCCATTTGGGCAGTTGGTCACTCCATCACACCAATCTGAGGGAGACACGCACACTCCCGAAGACCCACACTCTATTAACGATCCGAGGCAATGATTCTCTACTGTAAGGAGAAAGCAGCACAGTCATTAGACTGAATGTCAGTTTAGCCTCAGGCAACCACTGCCAACTCTCACCTTAAGGAGAATGCCAGTTTGATGGAGCAAAGCATCAGAAAGCTCCAACTCAGAGATAGGAAGAGACCTAGACTGACACAACATAAGACTTATCGCTACCTGTCCTTTACATCACTTGTCAAATTAAGTCATTGATGCAGCTGATTGGATTTTGTCCATTGCCATTAACAAACACCATTAAGTTGTCTAAAAGGAATTAACTTCACGCTGATAAAGCATAGCATTTATAatcagaaaaggaggaagaaagaaattactccAATTACATGCTGttgctttcagtgctgtttaAAACAAGACTACATTCACCCTGTATAAatcagagttaaaaaaaaaaaaaatcaccctaaGAACACAAAAGTCTCATCTAATAGTTTTAAATGAACtaccttctctcttcctttcctttcctgcacaGAACATATCAGTGGTTACTTGGATAGGGCTCACACAATTTTAACACAATTTCAAATCAAAGCcatcacagaaacaaataaacatgcGTGAATTACTTCCGCTCTGAGAGAGATCCcattttaccaaaataaagTACATCTTAATCATTTACATTCTGCCAGTTAAGctacacaattttttttcagtcaaaaagGTGATGACATCACTTGATGTCAAAAACATATTTACCtgacaaatggaaaagaaagcaacagcaacactgtttacttaaaaataattttaaaaaccgCATAGTTGTGGCTTATTTTTTCAAGCAACATTAGTTTCTCTCTTATGAGATAGATAATAAAGTCTTTCCTGTCCTTAATTCAGCATAAAAAGGTAAAAGATGCATACTTCTAACCATACAACTTTACtacttcctttctttcagaacaacacaaaacaaaaagtaattcttACCAAAATACCAAATGAAGAAAGCACCAACTGCACAACAAATGACTATTAAAATTGATATTATAATTATCATGGTTTTCTTTAcacctgaaacagaaacaaggacaaaaagagaaattaggTTTACAAATAAGGTAATTTCCAACATGGAAACCAGCATTCTGTGTATTTCCTTGAAATTAAAAGTAGATGGTGTTTGTCCATCAGACTTTCTCCATTCCAACACCCTTGCTTCACTAAGGATGCAGTTACACCTGCATTCCAGCCATCACTTCTTCATCCACAAGGAGGAAGCAGGCTTTTGCATGTTCCTTCAACACAGGAATGTGAAGGGAAGACCCCCTGACTCTGGAAGACATTAAGCCTAAAATTGGAAGAAATCCCAAGAAATCTTACCTGATGAACAAGTCCTCCCAGATGAAGGGGCTACTGGACTAGTCGACTGGTAGGTTGAAACTCTTGGGACATAGGTTGGCACTGATGGAGCATTTGTAGAGAAGTATGGTGGATATGGGTTAGCACCTGCTGGTGGCCTGGCAGAATAGTTTTCTGGCTGAAAGCCACGATTTTCATAGTATGGCGGTGGGCCCTGAATGGTAAcattaaaggaaaggaaacaaacaaacaaaaaaggcaagacTGCAATTAGGACAAAGTAAATTAAAGATACCATTTCCATACAGAACCCTACTAAGTAATTCTGCTACTGCAGGAATCCACCACACGCACTCATACATACCAGTGATTCCAATTTGCATGGAGAGAGATTTACAGCACATGCCTAATACATCACActttgaataataaaaataacagagtgATGCCCAAAGGCATATTAAGAGATCAGTTTCCTGGTCCAAAGTAACCCAATCGAAAAAGGATTTTTGAACCCAGCCCACCAGGTGGCTGCACCAACTATTTCACTGGAACATCtgacaacaaacaaataagcagCATGGACTGTTTTAGGCAATACCGTCATCAAAAGAAATGCTGACAACTAACAGCCTTTGTGTACTCAGTTGTCCATGACTAGGAAAAATTCTTACTTGCCATTCTGTCCTATGGGAAGACCTAGTGCACCTGAGCTACTTCTGAAAACACTGGCCTAACAACAGGTTGTGGAATACTTACGTTGTGAGAGATTTAAGAATTAATCAGAAGCCATGCCAATCTCTCTCAAACACAATCTTTAAAAGCATAAATCTCTCCTAGAGGTATCTGAGCACTTGAAATCCTAGTTAATTCAAGCCTCTTACACCTGTCCCACAGCGTATCTTTCCCATTAtgcaaaaaaacacaagaaatacttatatccacattttaaaagactAACTAACCAGTATATAGTTCAATCATCTGTTacttgtaaagaaataaaaccccattaaaaaaggaataaagaagtgttttgtttacttACTACAGTAGAGGTCATCTTTCCTTTGTCAGTAGTACTGAAACAACTCAAGTGTTTGAAAGTAAAGCTTGAACCTACAAAAAACAGGAAACGATCATAACCAAAAGCTTTATCCACCtctcttgtttttcccttgaaaaaatgccaaatcaagaggaaaaaaaataggagagtATTTCAAGAGAGGGTATAAATTAAGGTACAGCCTGAAATCAGATCTCGTTAGCCTCTCAATACAACCTTGAGCATTTTACAGTGGCCACTATTCATCAACACGAGCGCCTAGCAAACCGAGAAGACCGAGGCAGTGCTCACCCTCGCTGACAGGAGGAGCGTTATAGGGCACCCTGGCAGCAACCCACCCGCTGTCAGCACCAGGCACAGTTCCTCCTGCCTCTCTCAACACTTACTCATGTATCACTGAAGTTTATGACACGGAAACAAGAAGACGAACAAAGCATAAGGAAATACAAATGCCACCAACTCATTTAATAATGCTACAGATGGTAGCCCTGAAAACCACACCATCTTCACGCCACTGTGTTGTGAACAGTTTTCTTCTTGGTTATATTTTGTGGCCATCACACCAAAAAGAAGTATGGCAGTGAAACAGCATGACACACCAATACAAATCTTACTGAAACAGAGTAAAACGAAGGAGCTGCATCCAAAGTTTCAGGCATATAGCagtttattttgaagttaaacATTAACATTAGGTAAAACCAAAGATtaacagaaacacaagaaacGCACAATGTTTGCTGTCACCTTTCTAACACAGGTGGCTATACACAGCCACAAGCgatcattttaataaataatttaatctaCAGAGACCTCTCATAATATTACCCTACATGAGAAAAAGCACAGGAAGTGCCTCAGTCACACGCTGAGCAACACAGTTCTCCAGCTTCCAGAACAAGCCCTGCACACCGGCACAATGCCACCACCCCTGTTGCAAGCCACTACTACACAGAGCATCTGCACTAAGACACAGCATAACTTAGCCTAAAGCAGAAGGTTGTTTTAGAGCCTGCACCTAGCTGTCACCTCACCCAGAACTGAATTTCAAATGTCTTTGAAGCAGATGTCAACTGCAGCTTAACACCCAGAGCATGCCAATACTTCATGACAGCTTAGGAAGGCTGATCATGGTATTTGCCTATTTGTgctaccaaaaagaaaaataaataaacaaaataacgCACAGTTGAACTCTTACTTGCATGGCAGACAAGAGAAAACAAGTCCTACTCCTACTTACAGTAAGTCCATCAAGACAGGTGACTAAGTCTGCAGGACTTCTTTTATGTTGCATCCATTCTTAGTCAGTTCTTCATTGTAAAGCTGGGACATGCAGTTCTGCCTAAATTCAGAGGACAAGTAACACTTCAAAGGAAGATACCGTTGTTCCTTGTTctctgaaaaggaaggaaaaaaagtacagaagtTTAATGATAAAAGATGGAAGGAAGAGTACTAGGTGATTCTGAGGTAAGCCAGGcatgacaaataaataaataaataaataatctacaTTTCAATTTGAAATTCTTTACAAGCTGGCAGATGACAGGCTTCCTCACTCAATTTTAAttaactacaggaaaaaaaaaaatctctgttgcTTAGCTCACAACATGTTAACCACCTCTCCCATTTCAGTTCTTGGGAAACTACTTCCCATCCAATTTCTAATTAATAAGTGATTTCCCATTATCACACCACAAAACATAGGCAAGACATAGGTACATACACACTTCAATGAAATTATTTGACTTGGtattaaaaagagattaaacCAAAAAAACTAGACTCTCATTAGATTTCACgtttcaaatacaaaaaaaaaaaaaaaaaaaaaaaaaaaagatggctaACATCCAATAATGATGCAATCTAGTTTTCTTGAACATACATTACTGAGacacttcaaaatgttttacaaacaAATCAAGGATACTGCAGCAAATTCATGGATAAGCAAGTTGGGCCATggtaaaacaaaccaacctgCCAGACAGTCCCCATTCCAAGAGCGACAGAACTGGAAGGCATGGGGCTGCCTTATCTCAGGCCAATAGTTTAGGCCTACACATCTGACAGATTTAATACATCCCACATAAAAGTAGTGTAAACCCACATCAATAAGAAAAAAGTTTAGTGGGAACACAGAAttacccttcccttcccccagtAGTCATTTCCCCATATATGTGCCAAGGTGTAATGGCACATTACCGGGTACATCTGAAGAAACGTCAAACGTTCTTTAAAGTGACATGGCAGAGTTAAAGGGTACTGGGATCCCTAGGCAAGAACACAGGGATGGAGGTCATCCCTGCAGCAGGCTTGAAAGAACAAGACAATGTCCAGGGGGCAAAGCCTTGCATATCAGCTTGCCATGCAACACCTTACAGCACTGGGAAAAGTATAGCCAATGAACAAAAGGGAATCATCATTCACATGCTGTCAAGCCCTTGAATTTCAAACCCTTCGGTTTACTCCAATATTGAGCAGAACAAGCACTTGGCCCTCCAGCACTACAGAAGTTCCAAAAATcaagtttgcctttttttttccacaactctgaaagagaagaaatactgctataatttcacagaatcacagaattgtaggggttggaagggacctcaagagatcatcggaTCCAACCCCCCTGTCAAAGCAtgttccctagagcaggttgctcaggtaGGCATACAGACAGgccttaaatatctccagagaaggagactccacaacctccctaggcagcctgttccagtgctccgtcaccctcaaCGTCAAGatgttctttctcatgttggtgtggaacttcctgtgctccattttgtgaccattgccccttgtcctgtctccATAAACgactgaaaagaggttggccatatctctttgtctcccacacttcagctATTTATAAACATGGATAAGATCCCCTCTGTCTTCTTctctcaaggctgaacagaccaaggTCTCtgagcctttcctcataggaaagatgctccaggcctcgtatcatctttgtggccctccacgGGACTCTTTCCAGGtgatccctgtctttttttgtaccagggagcccagaactggacacagtactccaggtgaggcctaaccagggcagagtagaggaggaggatcacctcccttgacctgctggccacgctcctttttatgcacgccaggatcccattggccttcttggccaccagggcacgctgctggctcatggccaaccCGTTGtctaccaggacccccaggtccttctctacagagctcctttccagcaggtcgtcccccagcctgtactgatactcccagttgttccttcccaggtgcaggactctatgcttgctcttgttaaacttcacttggtttcttcctgcccagctctccagcccaTCCAGGTCTCACTGGCAGCACAACCTTCTGGCGTGTCGgctgctcctcccagcttcGTATCATCAGCGTATTTGCTGAAggtggacactattccctcatcaaggtcgtcgacGAAGACATTGAACATTTCTAATGATAGCCAATAGTAAGAGTATAAAATATACAGCCATCGGCATGAGAAGGTTGTAGAtttgttagagcaggtccagaggagggccacacagatgatcaaggggctggagcacttctcctacatagaaaggctgagaaagctggggatgttcaacctacagaagagaaggctctgggggaatctcattgcaacctttcagtacttaaaggggacttataggggagatttagattagatgttaggaggaatttcttcactcagagggaggtgaagcactgaaacaggttgtccagagaggctgtggatgccccattcctggaggtgttcaaggccagtctggacgaggccctgggcaacatgatgtagtgggtggcatccctgcctatggcaggaggagggtggAAGTAGATGGCCtgtgaggtcccttccaacccaagccattccatTCTATAAAATACTGTCTCACAGCAGGCAGCTATTACTTAAAATACCTCAGCTCCTTATATGTGTCTAAGGAGTGTCGTAAGTACAGTCCTGTCACAGTTTATTAGATTTAATAAacatacatctttttttttccaaaaaaaattgtcagaacgagagaaaatggaaaagattagATTCACTCAAGGCAAATTAAACCCAACActttttggtgggggggggggaggaaaaaaaaaaaaagttttcaatgAATTCCTGTAAATCAATCctgtatatttaaagaaaaaagtggcaATTTGATAAGTCTCTGTTTCATTTGATAACTTGCTACTTAACTGGATACAGACTCCCTAGAACATGAGTCCCCCAAAGGCTTGTCTTCCTCCTCCCTACCACTGTCCCATGGACAAGAAAAGCACTGAGCAGAGTTGCGCTGCTCAGCAGTAGTTTCTTCTCACCGCCCCGTCCTCCTAAGCCCCTCACCTTGCCACTGCCAGGTGAAGGCAAGCCTCTGCTTTTGCCTCCTTGCAACAGCAACAGGTCATGGCTCCTTTATACTGTATGCGTCCTTCAATATCCAGGAGCCAATGTCCCATAAAGAcgaataaaaaaatcacaagggaaaaacaaacaggagataGAGTCCCATTTCTGTTCATAAAACCAGACTTTTACCCTAGGCTTTTACCCTAGTTTCTccatgcaagaaataaaaatgttacttccTTATTACACACCATGTTGTAACTACTAATTAAGAGCAGTACCATGCTTCTGGAGGTGCGGAACTCTGCACGTACTACCAGCTACCTTAGCTTCCACAACCTTTTCCATAGAGATAGCTATATATTGTGTCCAGGTGACACATGTAAGTCAACAAGATGGAATAGTTACCTTCAACCATACAGTAAAACACTGTAAATTCAGCCAATCGACTAATGATGCCAGGATTATATTGCCAACAGTATACTTCCcgtatttctttattatttcaataCATATTTTGTGCCATTTCCTTAAACAGAAATGCTATTAGCTGTTTGCTAAGCTCTATAATAAAGACCATCAGCTGAATAAATAAGTACAAAACAGACCAGTTCCTGATAACTATACTTatgtaaaagcaaacacatgcaAACAAGAAGAGACATAAAAAGAATTGTTATAAAACCAAATACATAAAGACAAGTTCAGCTTCTAAGAGAAGGAAGCATAAAAGTATCCACACAATCTATATAAGCAGTGACTAACACCAGTTCATATCCAAAAATATCCATTCTTATTATCCagataaagaaatacagcataCTCATTAAAACATTAATGGAGTGCAAAGCTCAATCTTAATACAGAATCAACCAACAAATTATGGCTTTTCTTGATGATGCTACAAAGGAAGTATTCTTTTATCTGTTTACATCCAACCGTTTTATGTTATCCAAGAAACTTCATTAGCTACAGGTAGGCAATCGTGATAGTAAGGGGTGGGGAGCAAATGAGCAAAGAGGTGATTCCAAATTTACTTGCATGAGCTTGTCACACACTAGGCAATTCTTGCCTTTACTGcctgaacaacagaaaaagaaacatggt
The nucleotide sequence above comes from Oxyura jamaicensis isolate SHBP4307 breed ruddy duck chromosome 1, BPBGC_Ojam_1.0, whole genome shotgun sequence. Encoded proteins:
- the TMPRSS2 gene encoding transmembrane protease serine 2, which encodes MTSTVGPPPYYENRGFQPENYSARPPAGANPYPPYFSTNAPSVPTYVPRVSTYQSTSPVAPSSGRTCSSGVKKTMIIIISILIVICCAVGAFFIWYFVENHCLGSLIECGSSGVCVSPSDWCDGVTNCPNGEDENRCVRLFGPNFILEVYSPVSKAWYPVCQDDWTDDFGKIACKDMGYNVDTYYYSQGVAAEVSFKSFMKLNTSAGNTDLYKRLHNSNSCASGNVVSLRCIKCGLPTKSTAIMNRIVGGSTAVLGQWPWQLSLHVQGTHVCGGSIITREWLVTAAHCVEGQLSDPYIWRVYAGIVSQSDIILRAGYRVQQIISHPDYDTDTKDNDVALMKLETPLSFTDNVQPVCLPNPGMMFEPNQQCWISGWGAEYQGGKTSTTLNYVMVPLIERSRCNSIYIYNGMILPTMICAGYLEGGIDSCQGDSGGPLVTNKNSVWWLVGDTSWGTGCATPNRPGVYGNMTVFTDWIYKNMQANR